TTCTCCTAATTACTGTAAATGTTAGTCGGAATCAAGAGGTAATTAAACAAGTTTGTCCTAAATAATGTAAAATTTAGTCAAAATCAAGAGGGAATTAAACAGTCTTCTTCTAACCAACTGTAAAAATTAGTCGAATTCAAGAGAGAAACACCCCAACAACTATAAAACAACAAATGGTTACATTCACTATCCCAATAGAAGTACTTAAAACTACTAAGTTATTCCACTTTTTCCTAAACCATACTACTAACCCCAACAGAAAGACTCTACCTAACTTATACTTTAAATGTCCAGCTACCAGAATATATGTTAAAATATAGAAAATTAAGACTATTAAAGGGGGATGTTCGGTGCTAAAACGGTATCCTTTAATCAAAACGAAATTTATTCCGCCACTGATCAAAGACACGAATGTATATCGTCCAGAATTGATTAAGAAGATGCGTAGAATATTGGAAGTGCCGATCACGTTAATTCACTCTGGACCAGGCTACGGAAAAAGCTCTTCTATTGCATCTTTTCTTGAAAATCAAAAAGGTCCTTATTGCTGGTACGCGCTTTCGAAACAAGAGGATAATTTCATTCCCTTCCTTGTCCATATGATTTATGCGGTTCAGGTAAGGTATCCCAATTTTTGCAAAGGACTTCTAGAGTACATACTTAAAGAAGAAATTGATAAAGTTGAAGAGGAAATAGAGTTTTTATGTTCAGAGTTTATTAATGAATTAGTAACAATGGAAGAAGAGGTTATCATTGTTTTAGATGATATTCATTACTTAGAGGCATCTGTTACTAGCATTCAATGGTTAAGTGTATTAATTCAATACCTACCAAAAAATATCCACCTTGTTTTATGCGGCAGAATTAGACCTACTTGGGATATTTTAACGAGATTATTAGTACATGGGGAACTAATTGAAATTACTGAAACAGACCTGGCTTTTACCAAAGAGGAAATTGATGTTCTTTTCGTAGACTTTTATCAGGTTGAATTAGATGAATCGCAAATCCACTATGTATATGAATTAACAGAAGGTTGGATCATAGCGATACAGATGATATGGCAGCAATTTAAGATCACTGGTGACCTTGAGGTAAAGCACCATCTAAACATTCGATCGCTTGAAGAACTTTTTCGCTACCTAGCTTTAGAAGTATTTTCAAAGCAAAAAGAAGAAATTCGCCAGTTTCTTTTAGCTACTTGTATTTTTGAAGATTTTAATAGTCCGTTTTGTAATGCTGTTCTAAAGAGAAGTAATTCTCAAAGCGTCATTGATGATTTACTCTCTCAAAATTTGTTCATCATCCCAATTGGCACGAAACAGTATCGCTACCATCCGTTATTCAAAGATTTCTTAATGAAGCAGTTGCGACTTGATAAGGAACTTTTTTACGAATATCAAGACGGGGCGGCTACATATTTTCTAGAGCAAGAAAATTACGAACGGGCCATTTATCATTATCAAGAAATTGATGAAAATAATAAGATTGGTCGCATTTTGGAGGAAACAGGTCAAATGCTTCTCCATCAAGGGAAGATAGAGGCTGTTTCGAAGATGTTAGACAGACTATCAGTAAATGTAAAAATGGAATTTATCAGGCTCTGGTTTATTGAAGGAGAGATAAATCGCTATTTTTGCCATTACGAGAAAGCGCTTACGTGTTATCGGCAGTTAGAGGAGTTAGCTGAGTTGAAAGAGGATTATCTCGCAGGAAGTTTAGCTCATGAGGGAAAAGCAAAAATATATTTGGATACAATTCAACCAGCAAAAGCAGATAATCATTTGAGCCAAGCTATTGCTTTAATCGAGCAAGAACATGAAAACGAAGAGCGGCAAATCCAGCTGTATAGCTTAATGGCTGAAAACCTAGTTAATTTAGGGAAAATGACAGAAGCGATCCAGTGGCTTAACAAGTGTAAGTCTGTCAAAGAAGATTTCATCAAAGTAGAGTTAGAGTCCCGCTATTTTTTACGCATTGGAAAGCTGCAAGAAGCAAAACTATTGCTTGAAAATGTAACTGCTCAATCGACTTCAGAAAATCACTTATCCCAGTCTCATCGAGAAACGGATCTGATTTTATCGATCATTTGTTCTTTCATGGGCGAATTAGATAAAGGGAAGCGTTTGGCTGAACGAGCAATTTTGCGAGGGACTTTACGGAAGTCACCATTTGTAGAGGCTTGTGGTTGGATTAGGATGGGGCATGTGGTTCAGTTAAATGAGAAATACAATCATGAGCTAGCGATCCAATGTTATGAAACAGCACTTGGACTTATGGAAAAAATCAAAATGTCTAGAGGGAAGTCAGAAGCATACATGGGTTTAACGGTTTTATATGGCCGGGCAGGGAATTATGAAATGTCACAAAAAATGTCTCTTATGGCGTTAGAAGAGCCTAACCGTGTCAAGGATCAATGGCTAGCGTCATTTGTTTATCTTTCGCAAAGTATCGCTGCGATTTATTGTAATGAGTTAATTCATGCCAAAAATTATTTACATGAAGCATATAAAGGTTTTGAATTATGTGATGGACAGTATGGACGTACAGTGACATTTTTTTGGCAAGGCAAAGTAGCTTTTGAAGAGCAAGACTGGGTAGAATTTCAACTTTGCATGGAGAAATTTATTCAATTTGCTCAAGAATACAATTACGAGTTTTTCATAACTAGGAAAACATTATTCGGTCCTAAGGATCTCCAAATGATTATCCCAATGCTTATTAAAGCAAAGGAATTAGGGATAAAAGCCGCAAATCGATATCTAACGACATTGGGACTTGATGGTTTGACCTTTCATCCTGGGTACTCGATAAAGGTAAAGACATTGGGCGATTTTCAAGTGTGGTTAGGCAATGAAAAAATTCATGATCGCAGCTGGAAACGAGAGAAAGCGAAAGAATTATTTCAGTTACTTGTGACCTATAAATCTAAGATGTTACCAAAAGAGGAAATTTTATCGCTACTATGGGGGGATCTTGATCAAGAAGCAGCTCAAAGAGATTTTAAGGTTGCTCTAAATGCGCTAAACAAAGCAATTGAGCCTGAACGACAAGTGCGCAGTAATCCATTCTTTATACAGCGAGAAGACTCACTATATGGTTTAAATCGGGAAGCGGTTTTAGAAGTTGATGCGGAGGTTTTTGAAGCAACAATCGAGAGAGGTCTAAAAGAACCGGGCAAGAAAGAGGCAATTGAGTTACTAACCCAGGGATTAACTTTATACGAAGGTGATTATTTGCCGAGTCGTCGTTATGATGACTGGTGTGTCGAAGAACGAGAAAGATTACTAGTCTTGTACTTACGTGGAGCTGAGCTACTCGCCCAGCTTTACATCGAAACCAAATCGTATGACGAAGTAATTTATTGGTGTGAGTCCATCCTTAATAAAGATGCTTGCTGGGAAGAGGCTTATCGACTGTTAATGTACGCTTATTATCAAAAGAAAAATCGTGCCTACGCTTTGCGTATTTATGATCGATGCGTAAAGCAGCTTCAAGAAGAATTAGGGGTTGAACCAATCCAGGCGACAAAACAGTTTTATCGAAAAATAAAAGAAAATCTACCCGTTGAATTAGGAACAAGTTAACAGTATGTCCAAGATGTACTGTTTCTTTTCTGTAACTAAATTGTAACTACTTAAAACTATAGTAACAGTAGTAATAGGTTAAAGGGTTCTAGTACAAAGAAAAAGAAGCAAAGAAATTTGCCTGTAACTAATTTGTAACTAGTATCCAGGATAATGTAGATAATTCAAAAAAAGGGGGATTTTAAATGAAGGCAAGGAAAACTTGGGTAGGCTTCCTATTTGCACTAATCTTTTTACTTTTTCTAGGGGCATGTAGCTCGAACGAAACAGGAAGTAATGATGACAAGAAAGCAACTAACGAATCGCCGAAACCGACGACTGAAGTGAAGCAAGAGGAGAAAGAAGTTGTCAAGATTGGCTTACTCACATCATTAACTGGGGCACTTGAGGCTTATGGAGCTCAAACGGTGAAAGGTTTTGAGTTAGGACTTGAATATGCGACAAATGGAACTATGGAAGTGGCAGGTAAGAAAATTGAATTTATTATTGAGGATACAGAAACACAAGCGGATGTAGCTGTGCAAAAAGCTACAAGATTACTAGAGGATCATAAAGTAGATTTCGTTGTTGGATCTTCTTCTTCAGGTGATACGTTGGCTGTATTACCGTTAATGGAAGAATACAAAAAGGTTATGATTGTAGAACCAGCAGTAGCAGACAGTATTACAGGTGCTAACTGGAACAGATACATCTTCCGAACTGGTCGTAGTTCATCACAGGATGCTGTTGCAGGTGCGGCAGCAATTGCTAAAGAGGGTGTAAAAATTGCTACATTAGCTCAAGACTTTGCTTTTGGTCGCGATGGGGTAGCTGCATTCAAAACAGCTGCTGAAGCTCTAGGTGCAACTCTCGTTCATGAGGAATTTGCTGATCCAGCTGGTGTTGATTTTTCTTCAAATATCCAACGTATTATTAATGCTCAGCCAGATTATTTATTCGTTATCTGGGCAGGTGCAAACAACCCTTGGGGTCAGTTAGAAGATATGAGAGTTCAAGAAAGAGGAATTAAGTTATCTACAGGAGCTCCAGATATCGCGGCGCTTCGTACAATGGAAGATATGATTGGAATGGAAGGATTTACAGTTTACCATCACAGCTTACCAAACAATGCTGTAAATGATTGGTTAGTAGCAGAGCATGCGAAACGTCATAATGGCGAAATGCCAGACTTATTCACTCCAGGTGGTTTTGCTGCAGCAATGGCAATTGTCGCAGCTCTAGAAAAAACAAATGGAAATGTGGATACGGATACTCTAATTTCAGCTATGGAAGGTATGACGTTTGAGACACCAAAAGGACCAATGACATTCCGCCCTGAAGATCATCAAGCACTGCAAACGATGTATTCAATTAGATTAGAGAGAAAAGATGGTTTTGATTATCCAGTGCCAGTGTTAAAACGTGAGCTTTCTCCAGAAGAGACAGCACCAGCAATTCAAAATAACCGATAACATGTATTGAAAATATGTGGGAGCACGATGACGATAAAACGACGTGCTCCTCTTTTTTAACAGATATGAAAAAGAGGTGAGTGAATTTGGATACGATTTTAGAAACAAAAGAGCTAACCATTGCTTTTGGCGGACATGTGGCTGTAAGTGAGGTCAATATTCAAATTGAACGAAATAAATTAAAATCGATTATTGGTCCAAATGGTGCCGGTAAAACAACATTTTTTAATATGATTAGCGGGCAATTGAAACCGACAAAAGGCCAAGTGGTATTTAAAGGAAAAGACATTACCAAGATGTCACCTACTGATCGAACGAGAATGGGAATTGGGAGATCGTTTCAGATTACAAATGTTTTTCCACACTTAACCTGTCATGAGAATGTTCGTTTAGCTGTGCAATCGCAAAAAGGAATTTTTTATAACATGCTTTCACATTTTACTAGTTTAAAAGAAGTCAACGACAAGGCAACAAAGTTTTTAGAAACGGTCTTACTAGACAATAAAGCCCAAGAGCTAGCAGTTAATTTGGCTCATGGTGAAAAGAGGAAGTTGGAAATTGCCATGCTTTTGGCGTTAGAGACAGAAGTGTTACTCCTAGATGAACCAACTGCTGGTATGTCGTTAGAAGAAGTTCCAATGATCCTCGATGTCATTCGGAAAATTCGCGACGAACGAAAACGTACGATTGTTTTAATTGAACACAAGATGGATATGATCCGTGATTTATCTGATAGCATTATGGTTTTGTTCCATGGAAAATTACTAGCTGACGGTGACCCAGAAGAAATTATGAAAAATGAGCAAGTTCAAAAAGCGTATTTAGGGGGGTTACACAATGACGCTTCTTAAAGTAGATAATATTCACACATACATTCAACAATATCACATCTTACAAGGTGTTTCCTTTGAGGTCCATAAAGGGGAAGTAACCGTGTTGTTAGGTCGAAACGGTGCTGGGAAAACAACCACGCTTCGATCGATTATGGGGTTAAATCCAATTAAATCAGGAAGTATCACCTTTAAGGGAGAAGAAGTTCACGCTTGGCCGACACATAAGATTGCCAATGCCGGAATTGGTTATGTACCAGAAGATCAAGGAATTTTTGGAGCATTAACCGTAGAAGAAAATATGAAAGTTGCGATGAAGAAAAAAGACGAAGCGACACTAGAGAGAATGGACTGGATCCTTGATTTATTCCCAGATTTAAAGAAGTTTTGGAAAAAGAACGGTGGTCATTTAAGTGGGGGACAAAAGCAAATGCTCTCAATTGCAAGAGCTTATATTAACGACAACGAAATGCTTCTCATTGATGAACCAAGTAAAGGTTTAGCACCAATTATTGTCGAGAAAGTTATGGATTCGATCATTCAAATGAAAGAAAAAACAACGGTTGTTCTAGTAGAACAAAATTTTATGATGGCAAGTGCAATTGGTGACCGCTTCTATATTATTGATGATGGTCATTCTGTACACAACGGGTTAATGGAAGAGTTAAAACAAGATGAAAAATTAAAACGACAATACTTAGGGATTGCTTAATTTATATAAAGGTAGGTGAAGGCTATGGAAATGTTTATCAATATTACAATTAACGGGTTAGCTACAGGGATGCTAATCTTTTTATTGGCAGCGGGGTTAACACTAATTTTTGGTTTGATGGATGTCTTAAATTTTGCTCACGGAGCGCTGTTTCTATGGGGAGCTTATGCGGGAATTTGGACGTACACAACGTCAGGAAGCTTTATATTCGGAATTATTGCCGCTATCGTGGCTTGTTGTATCTTAGGTTATTTATTAGAGAGGTTTATTGTAAAGCCTGTGTATGGAAATCATATTCAGCAAATTCTAATTACTTTAGGAGCTATGCTCGTGTTAAGTGAGCTAGTAAAAGTAGTTTGGGGACCAAACATTATTCATGCACGTGCACCGGAATGGTTGCGAGGTAGTTGGGAAATAGGTGGGATTTTTCTAATCAAATATCGTGTTTTTATTATCATCGTTGGGTTAATTGTTTTTGCAGGTTTATTGTTTCTTTTAAACCGTACAAAGCTTGGGCTGGTAGTAAGAGCTGGAGTTATGGATAAAGAGATGGTTCAAGCGTTAGGGATTAACATTCGTAAAGTTTTCTTATTTGTGTTCATTCTTGGTGCTGGGATGGCAGGACTAGGTGGAATGTTGTTTGGTCCTTATTCAGGTGTTATTTACGCAGAAATAGGCTTAGAGTATGGGATCCTGGCCTTTATTGTTGTAGTTATAGGTGGTATGGGTAGTGTTCTAGGATCAATGATAGCTGCTTTGTTAGTTGGAATATTAGGTTCGTATGCAGCTTATTTCCTACCAGAGATTGCTTTAGCAGTTAATTTCCTACTGATGATCTTTATTCTAGTCTTTAAACCTTCTGGAATTATGGGGATGAAGGAGGCATTAAAATGAGCCGCCTAAAGCAGTTATCAAGATTTAAATTAACGTTATCAGTCGTAGCCGTTGGATTATTGATGTTTCCATTTATAAATGACTCGAGAACAGCAATGATCATGCTAACGAAAATTTTTATATTCGCTGTTTTTGCGATGAGCTATGACTTACTTTTAGGATATACCGGTATCGTTTCGTTTGGGCACGCGATGTATTTTGGGATTGGGGCTTATACGGTTGCCTTATGTTTAAAAGCATTTGGTCCAACAATCCCAGTGGTCTTACTTGCAGCACTCATTACAATCGTCTTCACGGCCATTGTTAGCTTTTTGGTCGGTCTTTTAACACTACGCTTGAAGGCGCATTTCTTTGCCATGCTAACCTTAGCCGTGGCTGCCCTATTTTTAGTTGTTGCTGAAAAATGGCGTTCGTTAACGGCAGGGAATGATGGCTTTACATTCGCTATTCCAGAACTATTTCGTGATCGTCTGACGTTTTACATTGTTGCACTCGTATTTATGATCCTTGTCTATTTATTTTTAGAGCGATTTACTCAATCACCGATGGGTCGTGTGCTACAAGCAATTCGTGAAAACGAAGCTCGTGTTGAATCGTTAGGGTATCGTGTGATGCATTATAAAATTACTGCCAATGTGATTGCAGGTATTGTCGCAGGATTAGCAGGAATTTTATATGCTATGAGCTTACGATTTGTGAATACATCAGTGTTTGCTACTGAACTGACGCTCGACGCCTTATTAATTACTATCATTGGTGGGGTCGGAACACTATTTGGTGCCATTGTTGGAGCGGCTGTTATTGAATACGCTAGGCACACGTTGATGGATTTAGCCAGCGTTCATTGGATTTTTGGTCGCTGGGTCATTCTTCTAGGGACAGTATTTATCTTAGTCGTTATGTTCTTCCCTAAGGGGATCGTAGGATCAACAAAACATTGGTGGGAAAAAAGACAGATGAAAAAAGCAAAGGTAACAACATCGGATAAAAATTTCCACCAAGATGTTTCATAGAAGGAGAGTCAGATATGGAGTGTCAGTCACAAGTGAAATCGTTCGTCATTCGCGTTCATTCGGTGGAAAACGATAATGAGCAACTACGAATTAAAGTAAAGCACGTTCAAACAGACGAAGAAAGCACGTTTATAACGTTAGAAGAAGCATTCCGTTATTTAAAGGAAGTGGTTGGAGAGTGAGTAAGGAAAAGATAGGAATTGTCAGTACAGGCATGTATGTACCTAAAGAGCGGATGAAAGGAAGCGAGATTGCTAGTTTGTCAGGCCTACCAATCCACGTTGTTACAGATAAAATGGGTATTCAAGAAAAGACGATCCCAGGTCCAAATGATCATACCTGTCAAATGGGGATAGAGGCTAGTAGAGAAGCGTTAAAGAAAGCAAACATCAATCCAGAAGATATTGACCTCATTATTTATATCGGTGAAGAGCACAAAGAGTATCCACTCTGGACAGCGGGTATTAAGCTGCAGCAAGAGATAGGAGCTGTAAATGCTTGGGCTTTTGATGTGGCACTCCGCTGTGGCACAACAGTGATGGCTCTAAAGGTGGCAAAGGCCATGATGACCTCGGATGAGTCGATCAGAACGGTTTTGCTAGCTGGTGGGTATCGCAATGTTGATTTTATCGATTACGGAAATCCGCGAACACGGTTCATGTACAATCTTTCCGCTGGAGGAGGAGCGATCATTCTTCAAAAAGGTTACGAAGAGAACGAGCTGCTTGAAACAGCTTTAATGACGGATGGCTCTTTTTCAGAGGATGTTGTTGTAGTAGCCGGTGGTACAAAGCATCCTGTAACGGAGGAAGCACTTGAAAAGCGCTTAAATTATTTAGATGTGCTTGATCCTGAGGGAATGAAACAGCGACTTGAAGCGAAATCGATGGCAAATTTCTTACAAGTTATTCGAGATTCTCTTGGGAAAAGTGGGTTAAGCGAAGCCGACATTGATTACTTAGCGATTTTGCACATGAAGCGTTCTGCTCATGACTATGTATTAAATGAATTAAAGCTTCGTGATGACCAATCGATATATTTAGAAAATTATGGACACATGGGACAAATTGACCAAATTTTATCAATAGAATTGGCTCTCGAACAAGGGAAAATCAAAGAGGGTGATGTTGTTGTGTTAGTAAGTGCCGGAATTGGCTATGCGTGGGGCGCTACGACCATTCGTTGGGGGAAACAACATTAGGAGGTATATGAAATGGCTGAAGTTCAGATGAAATCCGTGACAATCGCAAACGGTGAGACTCTCGCTTATCGTGAACGTGAAGGTGGAGAAGAGGTATTACTGCTTGTCCATGGGAATATGACATCTTCAAAACATTGGGATTTATTGATTGATAGTTTAGATGCTAAATATAAAATCTATGCTGTTGATATGCGAGGGTTTGGTGAGTCTACGTATCATCAACCAGTGGACTCAATTCAGGATTTTACAGATGACATCAAAATGTTTGTTGAGAAGTTAGGGCTAGGCTCAGTTACATTAATAGGTTGGTCAACAGGTGGAGCTGTTGCAATGCAATTTACCATTGACCAACCTGAGCAAGTGAAAAATCTAATTTTACTAGCCTCAGCTTCAACTCGTGGGTATCCTTTTGTAAACGTTCAAAAAACAGGTGAG
The Anaerobacillus alkaliphilus DNA segment above includes these coding regions:
- a CDS encoding BTAD domain-containing putative transcriptional regulator, with amino-acid sequence MLKRYPLIKTKFIPPLIKDTNVYRPELIKKMRRILEVPITLIHSGPGYGKSSSIASFLENQKGPYCWYALSKQEDNFIPFLVHMIYAVQVRYPNFCKGLLEYILKEEIDKVEEEIEFLCSEFINELVTMEEEVIIVLDDIHYLEASVTSIQWLSVLIQYLPKNIHLVLCGRIRPTWDILTRLLVHGELIEITETDLAFTKEEIDVLFVDFYQVELDESQIHYVYELTEGWIIAIQMIWQQFKITGDLEVKHHLNIRSLEELFRYLALEVFSKQKEEIRQFLLATCIFEDFNSPFCNAVLKRSNSQSVIDDLLSQNLFIIPIGTKQYRYHPLFKDFLMKQLRLDKELFYEYQDGAATYFLEQENYERAIYHYQEIDENNKIGRILEETGQMLLHQGKIEAVSKMLDRLSVNVKMEFIRLWFIEGEINRYFCHYEKALTCYRQLEELAELKEDYLAGSLAHEGKAKIYLDTIQPAKADNHLSQAIALIEQEHENEERQIQLYSLMAENLVNLGKMTEAIQWLNKCKSVKEDFIKVELESRYFLRIGKLQEAKLLLENVTAQSTSENHLSQSHRETDLILSIICSFMGELDKGKRLAERAILRGTLRKSPFVEACGWIRMGHVVQLNEKYNHELAIQCYETALGLMEKIKMSRGKSEAYMGLTVLYGRAGNYEMSQKMSLMALEEPNRVKDQWLASFVYLSQSIAAIYCNELIHAKNYLHEAYKGFELCDGQYGRTVTFFWQGKVAFEEQDWVEFQLCMEKFIQFAQEYNYEFFITRKTLFGPKDLQMIIPMLIKAKELGIKAANRYLTTLGLDGLTFHPGYSIKVKTLGDFQVWLGNEKIHDRSWKREKAKELFQLLVTYKSKMLPKEEILSLLWGDLDQEAAQRDFKVALNALNKAIEPERQVRSNPFFIQREDSLYGLNREAVLEVDAEVFEATIERGLKEPGKKEAIELLTQGLTLYEGDYLPSRRYDDWCVEERERLLVLYLRGAELLAQLYIETKSYDEVIYWCESILNKDACWEEAYRLLMYAYYQKKNRAYALRIYDRCVKQLQEELGVEPIQATKQFYRKIKENLPVELGTS
- a CDS encoding substrate-binding domain-containing protein codes for the protein MKARKTWVGFLFALIFLLFLGACSSNETGSNDDKKATNESPKPTTEVKQEEKEVVKIGLLTSLTGALEAYGAQTVKGFELGLEYATNGTMEVAGKKIEFIIEDTETQADVAVQKATRLLEDHKVDFVVGSSSSGDTLAVLPLMEEYKKVMIVEPAVADSITGANWNRYIFRTGRSSSQDAVAGAAAIAKEGVKIATLAQDFAFGRDGVAAFKTAAEALGATLVHEEFADPAGVDFSSNIQRIINAQPDYLFVIWAGANNPWGQLEDMRVQERGIKLSTGAPDIAALRTMEDMIGMEGFTVYHHSLPNNAVNDWLVAEHAKRHNGEMPDLFTPGGFAAAMAIVAALEKTNGNVDTDTLISAMEGMTFETPKGPMTFRPEDHQALQTMYSIRLERKDGFDYPVPVLKRELSPEETAPAIQNNR
- a CDS encoding ABC transporter ATP-binding protein, whose protein sequence is MDTILETKELTIAFGGHVAVSEVNIQIERNKLKSIIGPNGAGKTTFFNMISGQLKPTKGQVVFKGKDITKMSPTDRTRMGIGRSFQITNVFPHLTCHENVRLAVQSQKGIFYNMLSHFTSLKEVNDKATKFLETVLLDNKAQELAVNLAHGEKRKLEIAMLLALETEVLLLDEPTAGMSLEEVPMILDVIRKIRDERKRTIVLIEHKMDMIRDLSDSIMVLFHGKLLADGDPEEIMKNEQVQKAYLGGLHNDAS
- a CDS encoding ABC transporter ATP-binding protein → MTLLKVDNIHTYIQQYHILQGVSFEVHKGEVTVLLGRNGAGKTTTLRSIMGLNPIKSGSITFKGEEVHAWPTHKIANAGIGYVPEDQGIFGALTVEENMKVAMKKKDEATLERMDWILDLFPDLKKFWKKNGGHLSGGQKQMLSIARAYINDNEMLLIDEPSKGLAPIIVEKVMDSIIQMKEKTTVVLVEQNFMMASAIGDRFYIIDDGHSVHNGLMEELKQDEKLKRQYLGIA
- a CDS encoding branched-chain amino acid ABC transporter permease; this translates as MEMFINITINGLATGMLIFLLAAGLTLIFGLMDVLNFAHGALFLWGAYAGIWTYTTSGSFIFGIIAAIVACCILGYLLERFIVKPVYGNHIQQILITLGAMLVLSELVKVVWGPNIIHARAPEWLRGSWEIGGIFLIKYRVFIIIVGLIVFAGLLFLLNRTKLGLVVRAGVMDKEMVQALGINIRKVFLFVFILGAGMAGLGGMLFGPYSGVIYAEIGLEYGILAFIVVVIGGMGSVLGSMIAALLVGILGSYAAYFLPEIALAVNFLLMIFILVFKPSGIMGMKEALK
- a CDS encoding branched-chain amino acid ABC transporter permease, with product MSRLKQLSRFKLTLSVVAVGLLMFPFINDSRTAMIMLTKIFIFAVFAMSYDLLLGYTGIVSFGHAMYFGIGAYTVALCLKAFGPTIPVVLLAALITIVFTAIVSFLVGLLTLRLKAHFFAMLTLAVAALFLVVAEKWRSLTAGNDGFTFAIPELFRDRLTFYIVALVFMILVYLFLERFTQSPMGRVLQAIRENEARVESLGYRVMHYKITANVIAGIVAGLAGILYAMSLRFVNTSVFATELTLDALLITIIGGVGTLFGAIVGAAVIEYARHTLMDLASVHWIFGRWVILLGTVFILVVMFFPKGIVGSTKHWWEKRQMKKAKVTTSDKNFHQDVS
- a CDS encoding 3-oxoacyl-ACP synthase, whose translation is MSKEKIGIVSTGMYVPKERMKGSEIASLSGLPIHVVTDKMGIQEKTIPGPNDHTCQMGIEASREALKKANINPEDIDLIIYIGEEHKEYPLWTAGIKLQQEIGAVNAWAFDVALRCGTTVMALKVAKAMMTSDESIRTVLLAGGYRNVDFIDYGNPRTRFMYNLSAGGGAIILQKGYEENELLETALMTDGSFSEDVVVVAGGTKHPVTEEALEKRLNYLDVLDPEGMKQRLEAKSMANFLQVIRDSLGKSGLSEADIDYLAILHMKRSAHDYVLNELKLRDDQSIYLENYGHMGQIDQILSIELALEQGKIKEGDVVVLVSAGIGYAWGATTIRWGKQH